The DNA segment AGGTAATTTAAGTGCCAGTAGACTGGAAAGTTATAGTGTTCCttggatttattttctatttcaagTGTAAAAGTACATTTTTAATTCTTAGTGTTTCCTTAGTTATGGAAAACATTAAGTAATAATGCAAGCTCATCCTCTGTCAGCAAAAGTGATTTATGTTTTGTCAGACTAAAATAAATAGTAATGTGTGATATTATTTTGCACATCATATTCCTTTCTGCATTTACTTTACTAGTTTCTTCAATTCACCACTGGTTAGATTCCAATTTGTCTGCTGCAGTTCAACTGGAGCTTCTTTCCTGCTTGTTTATTCTAATATCTTACATTTTGGATTCATAATCTAAATATCTGAAGATAGCAGCTCACAGCCCTGTTGATAATAATTATATGGTCTCTAACTCTCAAATTTCCTAATGTATTCTTTATAGGCAGAGTAGCTTAAGAACAATTTTGTTCAGGAGTGAACATCAGGAAGAACATTTTGTTCTGGAACCTTCCTGTTATTAAagtatttacattttcatttggAGAGGTGACGAAAAGCAGCCTGCTGCCCACGCTGCGTACTCATCTACAGCATGATGAAAACATGGGTTTGAAGTCACTGTTGTGCAAACACTGCACTGCCtgtgaagaaggaaaaaggagtCCTTTAACTTTCGTAGTGCTTCTATAATTAGAAACAGAGCTGGTTACTTATTGCATTtagtatttttacatttgtatttGTCCTCTTATCTTATTCCCCTAATTCTTACAGTATTAGAAATGTTGATTCTCTTTGGCAGAACCGATTTCCTCCCCTGGTTTAATAAAGTTTATTAATTTATCAGCTGGAGTGTGAACTAAACCCTTTTCTTATCTGTTGCCGTATAGAGTGAGAAAGGTTTGCCAGGAGGAATTTAACCAGCACCTTTCCCCTGCTACCAAATAGAGAAGCAGGCCTGTCCCAGAATACCACCATGAACTGGGAGAACACCCAGTACTGCCTTCCTGTTTGACCCTCTGTTAGCAGGATGAGGACAGTTACATGTTTCAGTGGTGAAAGATGAAAACGATTTGATCCCTCAAACACTAATTATTAAGCAGGACACGTGTCCGCTTCCTGGTCCATTTCAAGGACCAGCCCACTTGCATATGGACAAAAGAAACCTCAACACGGACAAGAGGAGAACAGACAAGAGGCAGGGAGAGTTAAAGTCGGCGTTCAGCCAGATGAAAGTTGGAGCTGGATTTATCATCAAAGGCCGTCACATGGAGGAAGAACTGGAAAGCCGGCACACAGGCTTTGTGTTTCTGGAGAGGACACGGCTCATCATCCCCGCAGAACTCCCTTTTTGATGTAATATAAACTCCTGAAGACTAAACCCTGAGACATTTATAAAATTAGTTCAGCGGTCAAACAATTAGAGTAATTATTGGCGCACTGAGTGATATTCTGTCGCTTTCAGCACTGAACAGCAAAAAGGggacttttatttgttttcaaaCTGCCTGAAACATTGATACACTGTGGAACAATAAGGCTTTtggcttttcttcttcctccgtCTTGATTGCTTTTTAAAAGCTGCCAGGTTCTGGATCAACAACAGTCAAAGAGAAAATGCCTCCAGACAGAGCAATTATGGTCTTTACCGCGCCCTGTTTTGCAGCGCTCCTTTCCCATTTCGCTTCTCTCTACGTTGTGATTCCACTCATCTTCTGCAGTATAAAATCAGTGGAATTTATCAGTTGATACAGCAAATAATGACTTCTGGAATAAAATGTGCAAATCCAAATGAAATAGGTGTTTAACATTCAGGAGCAGCTTTGAAGTGCAGGGGGAGGGAAGCCCAGGCACAAACAAAAGGCACATTGTCTTAAACCGGTAGGCGACAagcagagcaaacacacaacGTGACGAGGACACACAGACAATAGATGAGCTTCCTGCTTGGGTGTCTAACAATATTTCAAATGCCACTTGTCCGTGATGCTAATGCCAAAGACGCGACGCAATCGGTGTGCACCTGTGCATAGGATCGTTGTAAGAAGGCCTGCCCTTAAAAaggcagcacttcctgctttATGGCATTGACATTTCTGGATCAGCAGGTATTAAAATAAACCTGGGACTGTCTGAAGGTCATCTGCAGTCTGGTTTTATTAGTCTGGGCATTTGTTTTAATGCCCTTAGTGTGATGTCACAGTGCACATCTCAAAGAACACACGAACATAAATCAAAGTTTACTTACTGTGCCACAATGCCTGCACGCCCCCTAGCGGTGACTCAAGGGAGTATTTGATCATTGCACCATGCAGTTGGTTTTTAAATAATATTGTAAACAAAATAGTTACAATGAACATATAAACACAATATTTGATATTGGCATGTGAACTATGATATTCTAAttttaaaacatgcaaacatTATACACAAAAAAACATGCTTTAAGGGTGAGTTCttactttttttgggggggggggggggacattttcCAACAGTCTTCTCTTAAGATCCTCAAACTGGACAAATGCCAGTGAGAAAGAAAGTTACAGTATATTAGAAGTTAacaaaaccatttaaaataaaactaaattatCTTCCTTTTTCTGCAACATTATTCATTTCTCTTGCTTTTCTTTAAGCCATTTTTATACTTTAATCCAGCGAATAGTTTGATAgcaatgtggggggggggggggagcaaaagTGTTGctagtaaaaaaaaagcacaacaaaaAGCAAGTGTAATAAGGGTTAAAGCTTAACTTTggttgctttttaaaaagaactttTAAACATAAGTCAACAACTGTATAAACTGCCTGTTTGAACATGAGATTTCGGCCAGCAAAGCTGCAGCACCAAGAAATTAACCTGAATAAAAGTTGTGTTAATATTTGTTAATACTAGCCACAATGTTCAAGAACGTGCTGCCAGCAGGTAAACCTCCTTGGCCGCATAGTTTCTTATCTATCTGTGGTTTTCCACATTATGAACAAATAAGACCTGAACTGGAGAACATTCATTTGTCAGCCTTTAGGGCACCGCAGGAAGTTCAAACACAGTTGACCAGGTTcgctttttcttccttttgtgcATCAACAGCTTGGTTCATAGCCTCCAGAAACTGTGCAAGGGGCACTGTCATTGTCTGCAGGCAAACAGAGTGTATTTTTAGAACTACGAGCCATCGTTTCCATCAGTCTTCAATGCAAAAGTAAACATGTACCTTTACAAACAGCGCATGGGCCAGAAACGGTAGCTTCCTGAGGGCTCTCCCACTCAAACCTTTGCTTTTTCTAGGAGTGAAGAGAGAAGCAACGTGTAAACCTCGGATTCTTTTCATTTTGGATGTTGTAGAGTGGGGAAAGTTTGAGATTCATTACTCACACAGCAATATGCCTCAGGATCAAGCTGTGTGCGGACACCTCGCTCTCTGCAAAGCCCATCGTCTCAAGCTCAAATATGGTGAAGAGCTGCTCGCGGGGGTAGATGATCTTACACTGCGCGCacatatttttatgtattttaacaAATATTTGTACTCAACCCGTCTTGAATAAGTCAAAGCTGGCCATAAGCATAGGCAACATTGTATGTAGCCCCAGAGTTATGTAGGCAAACTTCACCAGCCCCACAAATGAGCGTGGAGTGGAATTTTGGATTTACACAGTTGTTAAATCAGCAACGTTCACCTTCATGAGCTCATCCAGACAGGAGAGGTAAATGCTGTATATGCCGTTCACAGAGGGGGGTCCGATATACTGCTTGATGTCAGCTCTGTCCACGAATGCCAAGTCAATCTTCTCCGTCACGTTGGACGTTGTTAGGATCACGACATTGGAATGTCTGGAATACGGACGCAAAAGGTTGTAAATACATCCGACACATCCGGATTCAGAAATATGAGCAATTTAAAAGCAGCATAGGGAGATCACAAGAGTGTGAAAAGGACTTCTGACATCATACTGTGTGTTACACAGAGAAGATGACTGTTTACCGACCGTTTGATCTGATCCAGCTGAGTGAGGACGGAGTTGACCACACGGATGGCGTCAGACGGTTCCGTTCCAGCCTGGCAGGCCTTCCTGGCTGCCGTTAGACTCTCCACCTGCCAACCAGGGAACAGTTTCATCAAAAGAACAGCAGCTCTTCATTGAGCTCCTCAAGAAGCACACAAGGAAGAGAAATCGATGGTGTAATGTGTCTGGCATAAATTACCTCATCGatcagaacaaaaacaagagcgTCTTTGTCGTCAATCAGCTGCTGGATCTTTTGAAACATCTTTGTCACCAGTTTACCACTCTGTGAGAAACAGGATCAGTTACAAGGACCAGTAGAGGATCCTTAAAATGAGCAATACAGTATAAAAACAGACAGGCGAACCTCTGAAAACCACTTGGAGAACAAGCTGTGGCTGTTGATCTCCACAAACTGGCCGTAAGCATACCTGCAGTGAGACAAGGGCAATTTTGAGATTATAAATGCTGGAGCAGCAACTGATGGAGCATTATCTCTCAGATTAGGGTTGTCATACCGGTTTGACAGTCGGATAGACAGCTTCTGCGCGAGTGCTTTGCACAGTGACGTCTTCCCTGTGCCTGGGGGTCCTGAAGGCACAGTAATAAAGACACGTGAACCTAAGCCCCACAATATTAGGAAACAATGAGATATTCACAGGAGCCATTTACCATGAAGCAGCACCACCCGGTTCCAGGAAATCAGGTTGCTGTCCACGTTTTTGTCAGAGAAGAAAATGGTCGTCGTAACGTAAtccaacagctgcaggaaaagaaaatcaatgtgAAGTCCAACAGCATAAAGTGACCTCAATAGTCTTCAGCTTTACCTTTGTTTTTACATTCCCCTCATAGACCAGACTCTCCCAAATCCCATTAAATTCAGctttaggaaagaaaaaaaaaagattttggttACACAACTATGAAGTTTTAATTGAAGCCTCAGAACACTCACGCTTATTTTAACGCATTCTCCTCTGCAGTGTTACCTGCCGGCAGCATCCAGTGGCTGGCTGCCGtcagctcctcatcctcctccagagCGAGCAAGCTGGGTCCATCTTCATTCAGGGTGAATATGTGAACAGAAAGTGAGCAGTTCCCCAGGTCTAGAGGCTGAATTCAGAACCAAGTTAAAGGGATGACAGGTTTAAGCACTACTTatttctataaaaaaaaaacaaacacatttggtgCATTACAATTCGCCCAAGATCAGCCAGAAATACAGAATCGACGTGTTTCTGTAGAAACTCCTCATCAAACTCTGTCCATCTGTAAGTTCCAAACACCATGCTGTGGCGCTTCAGAAGAGCGAGAACATGTGTCCTGATGTCAGACCCTGCAGCCGTGCTGAAAAATAAACCAGAAAGACACCTGAATTCCCTGATAATACAATAATGGGCCTGTCTTTTATAAGCATTACTTCATGGACACTGTGCTTGTGTTAAACTCTTTTAAAGTGCTTCTGAATTTTCTGCAGCTGCGCTCATTTCTGCAGTTTGAGCCAAAATGCACAACCGTCGCTGAATTTATTACTTACCTACAGGTTTTTACACAGACTTCAATGTGGATTACAGGTTTTTGGTTCCCCACTTCCAGTATTTCACCATCCATTCCTGGAAAAATGCCGATATTCCAACAAGAAAGGCTTCAAAGAAAAACTTCAGATAGAAAGGGAGGATTAGTGTTTCAATCGAGGCTATTTATCTGTCCGGATATAAATGGAGGAGGATTTAAAACTTACATCGACAACAGAGGAAATTTAGCTTGTGCACATCAAGTACACGGTGATCGAGCTAACTTAGCTAATACTGCTAACGTCAACATTTCTTAGCAAGAGTATGTCTGCTAAACTTACAAAGCTAAAACACTACTTACCATATACCAGATCTGTTATCTAATACACTCTAGGAAAGGTACCAAACATCTGTCGTCTACCGGCCTGTCAGTCTTCACACTCGAATTTAGCGCGTTGATTTCTTCCGCTTCTTCTTTTGGCTCGTCCACAACAGCGGATGTGCTCGTACCGCCACCTACCGGTGGAGGCCTGGTGTAATAAGTGTAAATAAATGGCGCCAAGCTTTTCTCAATAGGTGCATCAAACAGAATCAACATTTTAGAATTTTGGAACGAAGAAAATATAGCAGATAGCAGCAGACAATTTATCATAGCTTTTTTCAACAAGCCCGCGTTAAAGTATTATCAAGTATCTGCAGTTCCACCAGCAGCACAGGCTGATGCTACAACCATCAGCCTATTTTTCCCTGCAAAATATTTTTGAAACTCTCAttaaatgattttctttcaCGATTGTAATGGTTAAATATACTGCAAACCAATATGTACATGTTAATATTGCCTGTTAGGAACGACATCGTACAGTGACACCGTAAATGCGGAACCAAAAGTATATTTGTTTCGCAAAATAGAATGTAATTGAAATATCTACgaatataaaaacacaaatattttgaGGGGATTGAAACCTGGCAATGTCTTAAAATAGCATTGCGTTACTACATAATATCAATAGATGGCAGCAAACCGAAGAAAAGCGACACACGAAAAAGAAGAAGTTTGTCGTCGCGCTTTGATGACGCGTCGGTCTCAGTGACCGTGAGCCCTTTGACATGGTGGAAGCGTAAGGATTTGAGCGTACACCTGATAACAACCATGAATATCGCCACAGTGGTTCACAGACTCCGATGGTCTCTGCTCCGCATTGAAGAACGACTCCTGCAGGCGGCTGGACTGGACAGACAGTTAGGTAAGTTTACTGACTGTTGCTAATAATTGAAACAAGCCCCTGACGTTGAAACAACAGCATCGATGTGCTGGCATACGTCTTGTCATTCTATTTTCAATCTTTTGAAACGTGTGTGCGTGTAGTTCCAGCCTTGGCAGTAAACGGCCCAGGACTCCTGCCGCAGCCCCCAAATGAAGATGAGCAGCCACCCGGATTCTTGGACAGCATTTTATGGATGGCAGTACCGAAGAAGAGAAGGACTATAGAAGTTAACCGCACCAGGAGGAGAGCTAAAGAAAAACTCCTTAAAGTCCAGGTAGAATTCCTGAGGTTCTACAACCTTAGATCAATAAATGCCATCAAAAccaattttaaaatgtcttttaaaatgcacattaacaaaaatatattaaatcaTAATGATCATGACTGTCAACTATACGAGGCTTTAATAATGGATCAAATCCTTTTGGAGCCCATGGGCAGTTTTAGATTGCATACAGCtcacttttaaagaaaaggttTCCATTTTTACTCAAATAACATTTGTAGTGCAAGATCTTCTTTACACAATCTGTTGTTtgtcgattttttttttttcagaccaACATTGAGCCGTGTCCAGAGTGCGGCCATctcaaacagaaacacatcTTGTGTGGCTTCTGTTACGCTAAGGTTTGCAAAGAAACCACCCTGATTCGCCAGCAAATCATTGCAACAGAGGGTGGTCCACTGAGAGCTCCAGCCACGGAGACGGTTCTAATATATGAGGGGGAGACACCAAGAGAGACTGACAAAGACAAGCGGATCGTTGAGCTTCCTAGGAAGAGGCCTGCCTGGTTCAGCTCATAATACTGTTCTAACAAGGCATGGGGTATTTTTCAGTAGGCGTGTTTTCAAAAAGTGGAATGTGCGATGTAATATTTGTGTAacaatacatttg comes from the Takifugu rubripes chromosome 7, fTakRub1.2, whole genome shotgun sequence genome and includes:
- the mrpl32 gene encoding large ribosomal subunit protein bL32m; translated protein: MNIATVVHRLRWSLLRIEERLLQAAGLDRQLVPALAVNGPGLLPQPPNEDEQPPGFLDSILWMAVPKKRRTIEVNRTRRRAKEKLLKVQTNIEPCPECGHLKQKHILCGFCYAKVCKETTLIRQQIIATEGGPLRAPATETVLIYEGETPRETDKDKRIVELPRKRPAWFSS
- the trip13 gene encoding pachytene checkpoint protein 2 homolog translates to MDGEILEVGNQKPVIHIEVCVKTCSTAAGSDIRTHVLALLKRHSMVFGTYRWTEFDEEFLQKHVDSVFLADLGRIPLDLGNCSLSVHIFTLNEDGPSLLALEEDEELTAASHWMLPAAEFNGIWESLVYEGNVKTKLLDYVTTTIFFSDKNVDSNLISWNRVVLLHGPPGTGKTSLCKALAQKLSIRLSNRYAYGQFVEINSHSLFSKWFSESGKLVTKMFQKIQQLIDDKDALVFVLIDEVESLTAARKACQAGTEPSDAIRVVNSVLTQLDQIKRHSNVVILTTSNVTEKIDLAFVDRADIKQYIGPPSVNGIYSIYLSCLDELMKCKIIYPREQLFTIFELETMGFAESEVSAHSLILRHIAVKSKGLSGRALRKLPFLAHALFVKTMTVPLAQFLEAMNQAVDAQKEEKANLVNCV